The window GCCCGCCGAAGAACGCGCCCCGCTCGCCGATGGCAAGCGCAAGCGCCTGGGGCGCTCGCTGAAAGATTTTGACGGCGCGACGAGCTAGTCCTGCACGTGCGCTTCGACGAACCACAGGTATTGGTCGACTTTGCGGCTGATGCCGGTGAAGAGATCGGCCGTCCCTTTGTCTTCGAGTTCGTCGGCCTCATCAATGCCCTGTCGAACGAGCTTGCCGTAGGCGGCGAGCTCGTCGGCGAGGGAGTTGACGTGGGTCTTCCAATCGACGGCCTTCGTCGGGTGGTCGCCAATTTCACTCTTACCAAGGGCCGACACACTGCCGTCGGCCAAGCCGCCGAGGGCGGTTACTCGTTCGGCGATTTCGTCGACGAATTCTTCCGTCGCGGCGTGTACTTCGTCGAATAGCTTGTGCAGGGCGATGAAGTTCAGCCCCTTCACATTCCAGTGAGCT is drawn from Anatilimnocola floriformis and contains these coding sequences:
- the dps gene encoding DNA starvation/stationary phase protection protein Dps, with amino-acid sequence MATATRAAAPAKQSANGDTSMIESRNDIPKAKRTKLCTLLNERLRDSIKLGLNAKQAHWNVKGLNFIALHKLFDEVHAATEEFVDEIAERVTALGGLADGSVSALGKSEIGDHPTKAVDWKTHVNSLADELAAYGKLVRQGIDEADELEDKGTADLFTGISRKVDQYLWFVEAHVQD